A window of Nicotiana tabacum cultivar K326 chromosome 24, ASM71507v2, whole genome shotgun sequence contains these coding sequences:
- the LOC107810907 gene encoding uncharacterized protein LOC107810907 produces the protein MKAPRRPIHAVSTWVRRQPPKVKAFLAVVAGMAALVLLRAIVHDHDNLFVAAEAVHAIGISVLIYKLMKEKTCAGLSLKSQELTAIFLAVRLYCSFVMEYDIHTFLDLATLATTLWVIYMIRFNLKSSYMEDKDNCAIYYVAIPCAALALLIHPSTSHHFINRIFWAFCVYLEAVSVLPQLRVMQNTKIVEPFTAHYVFALGIARFLSCAHWVLQVLDSRGHLLVALGHGLWPSMVLISEIVQTFILADFCYYYVKSVFGGQLVLRLPSGVV, from the exons ATGAAGGCGCCGAGGAGGCCGATCCACGCCGTATCAACATGGGTTCGACGGCAACCGCCAAAGGTGAAGGCTTTTCTGGCGGTGGTCGCCGGCATGGCGGCGTTAGTGCTGCTACGCGCCATTGTCCACGATCACGACAACCTTTTCGTGGCTGCCGAGGCTGTTCACGCCATCGGAATCTCTGTCCTTATCTATAAGCTCATGAAAGAGAAAACTTGTGCTG GGCTTTCACTCAAATCCCAGGAGCTCACAGCTATATTTTTGGCTGTTAGACTGTATTGTAGTTTCGTCATGGAATATGATATACACACCTTCCTTGATTTAGCTACATTGGCTACAACCTTGTGGGTTATATATATGATCCGTTTTAATCTTAAATCAAGTTACATGGAGGACAAAGACAATTGTGCAATTTATTATGTG GCGATCCCTTGTGCTGCCTTAGCCTTACTAATTCACCCATCAACATCACATCACTTCATCAACAGAATCTTCTGGGCTTTCTGTGTTTACTTGGAAGCAGTTTCCGTGCTACCTCAACTTCGTGTCATGCAAAACACTAAG ATAGTTGAACCATTCACAGCTCACTATGTATTTGCATTGGGTATTGCAAGGTTCTTAAGCTGTGCTCATTGGGTTCTCCAG GTTTTGGACAGTCGTGGCCATCTGCTTGTAGCATTGGGTCACGGTCTATGGCCTTCTATGGTTCTTATCTCTGAAATTGTTCAAACCTTCATCTTAGCAGACTTCTGTTACTACTATGTTAAAAG TGTTTTCGGAGGACAGCTGGTCTTGCGCCTTCCTTCTGGGGTCGTGTAA